The nucleotide window CCGAGGAATGTTTTAGGTAAACAGCTGTTGTTCTTTACAGCTATGAAGTTGATGATTAATTGGAGGAATTGGTAGTTAGTTGTTCTATAAAACAAGGCAGATAAAATAGCAGGAACAGCAAGACCTTTTTATGAATGGAAATAAATTAGGCCTAAATCACATAACGCAGTGGGAGATGAAAAATCAACACttgctgtagtttttctaataCATACTTAAATAAAATCTGGTTTTAGAAATTACATGtactgtaaaatattcattttgttaTTGACGTTGATGAATAGCTTGAATGCTACAGTACAAGTCGGATCAGGATCAGTAATCAACTGGATGTTAATTAGAGCCAAACCTGCTTCTTCCTGTTCTTCCCCTGCAGGGGTTTTGGGAGAGTTTCCCTTGATCCAAATCCCAGTTTAAGGATATAGGATGTTGTATGCTGGGCAGATTATGaagccccttgaggcaaattGTTGATGATCTTgggctatacaaataaaaccagTAAGAGGGAGGAACCCCAGTTGGCAACCAGGAAGTCATCAGTTGTGGGAGTAAATGAGATATATTTTTAAGTATGTCCCTCACTTGCCTTCTTACAGCAGCCACATGGTTTTCCACATGTTGAACACCAGAGGGAGCTATATGGTCTAAAAATGTCATTGGCGTGGAGATTCCTTTTAGATCATGACTCTTCTGATTGTGCAGGGAGGAAAATACTGCATTTTTTGAACTCCAGTGTATTTATCTTTCAGCTTCTTATAGATTCAACAACCCATCACTAAATACAGTAGTTTAATCTCTGCAtaataagtacttttactcataTTGCTTCAGTACATTTAGCTGACAGTACTTCAGAACCTTTGCTTAAGTAAAAATTCATCATAATAACTCAATATTGGCCCAAATGACAGCTCACAGCTCTTTGCTTACACAGAGTGTGGTTGACATGTTTATCTTTGCAAAATCTATCTTTTTATATGGTGTTGTTTGCTTCAGTCAAATACAACTGCTGTGCCATGTTCACTTTTATGATGATAATAAagttctgctgctgttgacGCTGTCATGAAGGAGTTAATCAAATCGTATGTTTCATTACTGAGGTCATAGTTAGTGATGCTCTTACTGGACTGCATTAAATCGATCATGAGGACAAAAAATCAGAAGCGCCTCTCACTATAATGTGTATTCCAGGACAACAGCACCTTTAATTATCGTAAGTACTAAACATATACTGTGAATGAGCACAAACTGAGCTTCTGTTTCCATATCAAGGCAAACGTTCACAGTGTGACAGTTACTTTGTATTTATGTGCCACTGGAGCATAATATAAAATCAAATGATAGGGGACTgcttgtacttttacttcatctCGAGGGAGAAGCTCTGTGTCGCAATCTAGTTATAATTCCTTTATTATTACAGTTGATACGTGGTGCATATTAATCAATTTGATCAAATAGACAcaagctgcagacacacagcgaACACTGTGGCAGAATATTATTCCACATTAGCAGCACGAGCTGGTTATGAGAACCTGCAGAAGTGCTGATAGAGGTTTCTCTTTCACATCCCGAGAAAAGATGTCTAAAGCGTGGAGGAGCAGATGCTTATACAGCAGTATATCTGTGTCTATAACGGGGACTTGTCCCtataaggaaggtgagtccccacagcGTGACTGTGTAAGCAGATTTACGGCCCTACAACGtaacacacgcagacacacacaggttaaGCTGCCTGTTTGCATGGCCTCGCCATGAGGGTTGTGAGTTTGGTTCCTTTTTGTTGGATGTTCCCTGAGGAAGAAAACACTTCTTCAAATCGCATCAGCACAACAAATTCCACTGAAAGAATCACTCCTGGATTTTGTGCAGTTTCAATGAACTCACCAAAAGATTTCCAGTAATACTCACTTCCTGAAATAAGTTATACACATTTCCCACTTCCTGTAAAGTGTTCCTCACATGCAGCGAGTACTCTTTTCTGACAAACTCTTCGTGACTTCTGTGAACTGATTCATGGGCAGACTCCTGACAGGGCACTGCTGGTCATGAATTGATGAAGGGGGGAAAGCTGCATGTCATAGGTTTAATTTTTTCATTTGAGGGGGGGGGATGGAGGTTGGAAAGTCCCGTCAAACTTCCAACATTTGTCTGCTGAACATGGACAATGAGCCCGGCTAGCCACAACTCATCTGCGAGCAGGAAGCGGGGGATGACAGAGGGTGGGAGAGTTCAGCAGGAGTCTGCAGACCCTCCACAGTGGACCCCCTCGCCGTCGGGAAGCACCGTTGGGCTCACACACGTGTTGTCGGCTGGTAGTGTGAGTACCCGGCGTCGGGAACCTGGAGGAAACAGGTGCCCTCGGCTTCATTGTTTCCACAAAAGCGccaagaaataaacaaaacaaaatctggaAAATGGCGGGACAGATTTGAGTTAACAGAAGACATGATTCATGGGTAGAAAAAGTGTGTTAATGAGAGGAAGGAAGTCCAGGGAGGTGGCCGAGAGAGCAGGGTTTACAGCTTGAAAAGAGCTCGAAAATATCTGGTCCGGTCAGCTTGTGAATTCATGTGAATTATCTTTAATTCCAGAGATGTTTCAGATTTTACACGTTCACCTTTTGGTTGCACATCATACACGACGTTACATATGTGACATTATGATATTAAAAGAGACGCTGAGCACCAGAGCTCCAATCGATagaaaattatttaatttaaattgTACAAAACTATCTTTGTCCAGCAAATGAACTCATACACATACAAATGTAATATTATCAATCATCCAGTTGTTAGCAGTTGTCTTATTTAATCGTTCACGTCAGAAAACAAtctatcatttcattttatgctcACTACAAGACAACTGAGTCCTTTGCCTGCTTGGACTATAAAAGCAGATCTCTCTGCATAGTTTTGCTTTTTCTTAAAGAGCAAATAGGCCCCAGGCCTCAAGATTAAGATAAATCTGAGTTAAATACACATTTAGAAGAAAATTTCAGTAACAACACTGATTAAGTGCTTCTCAATGAATATTAGAATTTAATTCACGTACTCCAAAACATCTCCTTCCAAAAACTTGCTTTATCTTTCCTTCAAATCATTCACATGCTCATGCTTCTTCACATCCCAAAAGTCCTCTTGCCTTCTTCCTATCCCTTCACAGACcttcaaaaacacttttcttaaCATCGTCTCATCTCACAAAAGCTACCCAGGACGTCCAGTGAACCTTACAGAGTCACACTAATAAATCTTTAGTGTTTTATATCAGCTCTGAACTCACCCAACAACCTGCTAATGCTAAAAGTTACTCGgaaatgtctctccatctccaaCCAATCTGTTATAAATTACCGCCTCATATTAAAAACCAGGTGCTcataatttaaagaaaaaaacctttcacCTAATTTCACATTTCCTGACAGATTTAGATATTCAGCTATTGTTCTGGCCAACGTGCTGGTTGTCATCGCTGGGTCGAAGGTCAGACCTCCTCAGCAGGCCTGCAGAATAGGCTGGTAGGGCTCGGTCAGCACCTTGTAGCGGATCTTGGTGTTGGTGACGGCCCCGTGCTTCTGGCGCAGGTGGAGACGCAGCTGACTCTTGTGGCGGAAGTGAAGGTCACACTTCTCACACTGCGAAACGAGGCGTGAACAGATTAAACAAGTGGAGATACGCTTGGGAAGCAGCACAGATATCCTGTGATTTCTGACTGCTGCACGCTGCGTTTCATCGGTCAAACGGGCTGCGTGTTTCTGACTCACAGTGTACGGCTTCTCTCCGGTGTGGATGCGCAGATGGCTCTTCAGGGTCTGCAGGTGGCGGAAGCGGGTGCCACAGGTGTGGCAGGGGTACGGCTTCTCCCCCGTGTGGATCAGAACGTGGGCCCTCAGATGGGCGACCTGACACAAGgacaaaccacacaaacagaagTGAGAAGTGTGACAAGATTTAAATGGAAGACACGTGTCCAGACCACAAGAAGCTGTCTCTTTCATAATGCACTCTCTAATATTagttttttcctctgtgcagcTGGATTGAAGCCTTCAAGAGTCACCTGATTTCCAACTACATCATGATCTTGGAGTTTAAATGCAAAAGGTTATCGGcctgctcttcttttttttggaaagAGCTATTGTTATTTGGCTCTTTTGAATGAAATCTTGCACGGCTAACTTTTTATGAGAAAAGTTTTcatgagaaaaagaggaaatggtCTCTGAGAGGAAGTTCTAATATGTGTTTGCGTGACTGACGCATGATTTATGAAGTAGTGCACTTTCCCCTAAagcgttcacacacacacacatacagacagttgACCCTCACCTGAACAAATCGAGCGCCGCAGGTGTCACAGCGGTAAGGCTTCTCTCCTGAGTGAATGCGGGAGTGAGTCTTCAGGTTGGCCGGTCGGTTGAACTGGGCGCCGCACACATTACAGCGATACGGCTTGTCGCCTGCCGGAGACGAAGGTCAGCGTCAGGTGTTGGCTTTAAATACAGACAATGAATGGGAAAGAGGTTTTCCTTAGCCTCACCTGAGCAGACAGTCTTGGTTCCTTGAAGGTTGCCAGAGTAGCAGTAGGGCGCAAAGTAGTTCTCCCGCTTGATTGCGTGTTGGTTGTGGTGGGCAGCTTCTGGATGAGTGGGGTGCAGGTTTGGGAAAATGTTGCTGGGTGAGACTGAGGAAGCAGACAAAATACAATGTAATAATGTGTTTAAACTTTTCAACTTTCTGCGTTATGAAGGAGGTTTTTTGTTACCTGTTCCCTCCTTGTGAGTGGGAGGCACTGTTGGGTGGTCCACAGAGGGGGGTGGCCCCAGGGGAGGGGCTCGGCCAGAACCCTCGTAGCAGGAGGCCTGCCCCTGTCTGAGGAAGAGAGGTCCATGATTACATAATTGCAAAAACTCAAAAAAGTcctattttttcctctctcatctcacATTTCTCATATTTCCAGCTTACCTATCAATCTGACCAGGCACTTCTCCAGACCACGCCTCTGTTGGTGTCGAGCCCATCCTGTCGGCCATGGGTGATGTGTGACTTTGCGGTTCCTCCAGTTCTTCTTCCTTCACCGTGGTGGCTGAGCAGAGAGGGTTGAGGACGATGTACTTGTATTTTTTCCAATTGCAAGCCTTAGGATCTGGTGAAGCTTTGACATCACTCTGGAGAATTAAACAAAAACTGGTTTAATTACTTCAAtttcaatgtaaaataaaacatccCAGTGGTGATATAGAGAATCTTTAGCACCACTTAGTGAGAATTTTTCCTGTTAGGTCTCCTTGGGTTGGCAAATGCTGTTGGTTTTCATTACCAAGATGAAcagcttttacatttttaatctgCTTAAGCTTCTTTAATCTCACCACAAGGTTTTTGATGCAGGTGTTGGATTCTGCTGGAGAGTTCGGTTGGCAGCTGGAGCGGGCGGGGCTGTCTGGAGATGGAGTCGGGGTGCCCATGAGGGGCGACTCAGGCTCTTCTTTCATTGCCTTTGAACCGGGCTGGCAGATCGGGAAAGCCCCTGGCTTGAGAGAGCCCCTGACCTCCGCAGGGACcctgcaggagaaacagaggaagtgCTGCAATGAGctaaacactgacagcagagcgGCGCTTGTGTCAATCTGTAAACACAAACCCAAAGTGATAAGCAAGAAGGAAATGTCAGAGTCACACCCACAGAGCAATTTCTGCCAATCTCTGCTTATAGTTTACACATTTAATTGTCCTACCTCGTTGCAACTGCTGTTGGGAGGATTCTCTGGGGTCCTGGCGTGGGCAGGTCCCCTCCTTTGGGGACTACAGAGGCTACAGACACCCTGGAGTCCAGCTCCAGTTGTGGGAGTCTTGCACTCCTATTCTccctgctgaaaaacaaagaatctGTCAACCTACAAAGTAAAAAATGTGCAAGATCGCACAATAAACTCAATCCAATTTTAATCTCAAGTATCTTTTCATCCACACACTCTGTCCTGTCCTAACAGATGTTCTCTCCAGGCCCTCAccagtgcagctgcatgaaatCCCTGCAGGTATCGGCCACATGGTCCATCTGCAGGTAGGTTGCAGCAGCGAGCACCCCGGGGACGATGCTTGGTGTCAGGGGGAGGCGGGAGGTGTACATGAAGTCGAGCAGCAGGGAGATGCTGGATGGGTCCAAGGTGTCGGGGAGAGATACGGTCATGAGCTGCTCCCCGCTGCCACCGCGCCCCTGAAGCAGCACACGGTGGGAGTACAGCGAGTAAAAGAACCCACTGTGAGGAGACGGGGAAAGACAGAAATACTTAATGCGGGATCGGAATTTGGCTcagttgcagtgttttaaataaGGGGGCATGAGGTAGAAACGGTTGAGGAGAGATGGGAAGAAGAGGACAATAGATGTGTCATGTGTGAAAGGCAGGAAGaagtgaggagaaaacacaaagtgagAGCAAAAAACAAGCATGAGTCAAGAGGAAAGACTTAACATTCAATGGATtgtgtttcaaaatgaaaacaaaaggaagaaattaTTGTTTGTTTCACCCAAACTCGATTGAAAACTACACCAACCAGAGAAAATGGCGTAGTATAAGACTGCAGGGGGGCTATTTTATACGGATGCATTGGCCTTTGCACCAACCTGCAGGCCACGAGCACAGCACAGTGCGCCCGCAGGTGTATGTTGCCAACAACCAGGGTGGTGTCAGTCAGGATGCTGCGGTGCCGCAGTTCGTTCAGGTTCAGCAGCACGTCGTTGCAGTGGCGGGTGAACTCCTTCACGTACCCTTCAGCCGGGGCAGCAGCCCTCACCTCCTGCACCCTGTCGACCCTGCGTCCCTCCGGCACGTCCATCGTGTTCATCTGGATCTGAAGAGAAGGCATTAGCAAtgaagcaagcaagcaagcaaagcACAACATTTACAGTGAACatgtgtgaggtttttttttctcaaatgattATGCACAATAATGACCCACCTATGTGTCGCTGATAGAATAAATAGACTGGAGTGTCCCAGACACATCTGTTAGGTGAGACCAGCTCCCTACTCGTACCtgcatgaggaaaaaaagacgaAACATCTACTTGATCCATTTGATCTTTATCATGAATACTTATTGTAGATATCAAGGAAGTTGCAAAAGGCAGCAAAGTTGTAATCGCCAAGAGCTCATCAAGAGATTTAATGTTGTGAAAAATCTAAAATTCGACTGTTTTTAAGTCCTAAATTGACTTTTCAGTTACCTAAACACAATTTAAATCAAAAAGATCTACATTTAACTGTAAACTCTTAAGAATTAATCAAGAAA belongs to Chaetodon trifascialis isolate fChaTrf1 chromosome 23, fChaTrf1.hap1, whole genome shotgun sequence and includes:
- the bcl6b gene encoding B-cell CLL/lymphoma 6 member B protein isoform X1, which produces MNTMDVPEGRRVDRVQEVRAAAPAEGYVKEFTRHCNDVLLNLNELRHRSILTDTTLVVGNIHLRAHCAVLVACSGFFYSLYSHRVLLQGRGGSGEQLMTVSLPDTLDPSSISLLLDFMYTSRLPLTPSIVPGVLAAATYLQMDHVADTCRDFMQLHCRENRSARLPQLELDSRVSVASVVPKGGDLPTPGPQRILPTAVATRVPAEVRGSLKPGAFPICQPGSKAMKEEPESPLMGTPTPSPDSPARSSCQPNSPAESNTCIKNLVSDVKASPDPKACNWKKYKYIVLNPLCSATTVKEEELEEPQSHTSPMADRMGSTPTEAWSGEVPGQIDRQGQASCYEGSGRAPPLGPPPSVDHPTVPPTHKEGTVSPSNIFPNLHPTHPEAAHHNQHAIKRENYFAPYCYSGNLQGTKTVCSGDKPYRCNVCGAQFNRPANLKTHSRIHSGEKPYRCDTCGARFVQVAHLRAHVLIHTGEKPYPCHTCGTRFRHLQTLKSHLRIHTGEKPYTCEKCDLHFRHKSQLRLHLRQKHGAVTNTKIRYKVLTEPYQPILQAC
- the bcl6b gene encoding B-cell CLL/lymphoma 6 member B protein isoform X2; translated protein: MNTMDVPEGRRVDRVQEVRAAAPAEGYVKEFTRHCNDVLLNLNELRHRSILTDTTLVVGNIHLRAHCAVLVACSGFFYSLYSHRVLLQGRGGSGEQLMTVSLPDTLDPSSISLLLDFMYTSRLPLTPSIVPGVLAAATYLQMDHVADTCRDFMQLHCRENRSARLPQLELDSRVSVASVVPKGGDLPTPGPQRILPTAVATRVPAEVRGSLKPGAFPICQPGSKAMKEEPESPLMGTPTPSPDSPARSSCQPNSPAESNTCIKNLVSDVKASPDPKACNWKKYKYIVLNPLCSATTVKEEELEEPQSHTSPMADRMGSTPTEAWSGEVPGQIDRQGQASCYEGSGRAPPLGPPPSVDHPTVPPTHKEGTEAAHHNQHAIKRENYFAPYCYSGNLQGTKTVCSGDKPYRCNVCGAQFNRPANLKTHSRIHSGEKPYRCDTCGARFVQVAHLRAHVLIHTGEKPYPCHTCGTRFRHLQTLKSHLRIHTGEKPYTCEKCDLHFRHKSQLRLHLRQKHGAVTNTKIRYKVLTEPYQPILQAC